A region of Arabidopsis thaliana chromosome 5, partial sequence DNA encodes the following proteins:
- a CDS encoding Zincin-like metalloproteases family protein (Zincin-like metalloproteases family protein; FUNCTIONS IN: metalloendopeptidase activity; INVOLVED IN: proteolysis; LOCATED IN: cytosol, chloroplast, chloroplast stroma; EXPRESSED IN: 26 plant structures; EXPRESSED DURING: 15 growth stages; CONTAINS InterPro DOMAIN/s: Peptidase M3A/M3B, thimet/oligopeptidase F (InterPro:IPR001567); BEST Arabidopsis thaliana protein match is: Zincin-like metalloproteases family protein (TAIR:AT5G10540.1); Has 30201 Blast hits to 17322 proteins in 780 species: Archae - 12; Bacteria - 1396; Metazoa - 17338; Fungi - 3422; Plants - 5037; Viruses - 0; Other Eukaryotes - 2996 (source: NCBI BLink).) — MLMATPTSRASLNLLRRSPKPKYFSSSSCHFRPSTFRKSYPCPIWSSSFSFCLPPPRSTTSTSLSSSSFRPFSSPPSMSSAAAAAVESVVSDETLSSNPLLQDFDFPPFDSVDASHVRPGIRALLQHLEAELEELEKSVEPTWPKLVEPLEKIVDRLTVVWGMINHLKAVKDTPELRAAIEDVQPEKVKFQLRLGQSKPIYNAFKAIRESPDWSSLSEARQRLVEAQIKEAVLIGIALDDEKREEFNKIEQELEKLSHKFSENVLDATKKFEKLITDKKEIEGLPPSALGLFAQAAVSKGHENATAENGPWIITLDAPSYLPVMQHAKNRALREEVYRAYLSRASSGDLDNTAIIDQILKLRLEKAKLLGYNNYAEVSMAMKMATVEKAAELLEKLRSASWDAAVQDMEDLKSFAKNQGAAESDSMTHWDTTFWSERLRESKYDINEEELRPYFSLPKVMDGLFSLAKTLFGIDIEPADGLAPVWNNDVRFYRVKDSSGNPIAYFYFDPYSRPSEKRGGAWMDEVVSRSRVMAQKGSSVRLPVAHMVCNQTPPVGDKPSLMTFREVETVFHEFGHALQHMLTKQDEGLVAGIRNIEWDAVELPSQFMENWCYHRDTLMSIAKHYETGETLPEEVYKKLLAARTFRAGSFSLRQLKFASVDLELHTKYVPGGPESIYDVDQRVSVKTQVIPPLPEDRFLCSFSHIFAGGYAAGYYSYKWAEVLSADAFSAFEDAGLDDIKAVKETGQRFRNTILALGGGKAPLKVFVEFRGREPSPEPLLRHNGLLAASASA, encoded by the exons ATGTTAATGGCGACTCCAACGTCTCGAGCCTCTCTCAATCTTCTTCGTCGATCGCCAAAACCCAAAtatttctcatcttcttcttgtcattTTCGTCCCTCAACTTTTCGTAAATCATATCCTTGCCCCATctggtcttcttctttctctttttgtctcCCTCCTCCTAGATCCACCACTTCCAcctctctctcctcctcctctttccGCCCCTTCTCCTCTCCTCCGTCCATGTCTTCCGCCGCCGCTGCCGCCGTGGAATCCGTCGTCTCCGACGAGACTCTTTCCTCGAATCCTCTCTTGCAGGACTTCGATTTCCCTCCGTTTGATTCCGTTGATGCCAGTCATGTTCGTCCTGGGATTCGTGCTCTATTGCAGCATCTC GAAGCTGAATTGGAGGAGCTAGAGAAATCTGTGGAGCCAACATGGCCAAAACTGGTGGAACCATTAGAGAAAATCGTTGATCGGTTAACTGTTGTTTGGGGAATGATCAATCACCTTAAGGCTGTCAAGGACACACCTGAGCTACGTGCTGCCATCGAAGACGTTCAG CCAGAGAAAGTGAAGTTCCAGCTCAGGTTGGGGCAAAGCAAGCCTATTTACAATGCCTTTAAAGCTATTCGTGAATCTCCTGATTGGTCATCGCTCAGTGAAGCTCGTCAACGCTTAGTAGAAG CTCAAATAAAGGAGGCGGTTCTCATTGGTATTGCTCTTGAtgatgaaaagagagaagagtttAATAAAATTGAACAG GAACTCGAAAAACTTTCCCATAAGTTTTCTGAGAATGTTTTGGATGCaacaaagaaatttgaaaagttgATAACAGACAAGAAAGAGATCGAGGGATTGCCTCCATCTGCTCTTGGGCTATTCGCACAAGCAGCTGTCTCCAAG GGCCATGAAAATGCAACTGCTGAGAATGGACCATGGATCATTACACTGGATGCTCCTAGTTATCTTCCTGTCATGCAACATGCTAAAAACCGTGCTCTGCGTGAGGAAGTCTACCGTGCTTACCTATCTCGTGCCTCTTCTGGCGATTTGGATAATACGGCAATTATTGACCAGATTTTGAAGCTTCGCTTGGAAAAAGCTAAGCTTCTTGGTTACAACAATTACGCTGAG GTAAGCATGGCTATGAAAATGGCTACTGTTGAGAAAGCAGCAGAGCTTTTAGAGAAGCTTCGTAGTGCATCCTGGGATGCGGCTGTTCAAG ACATGGAAGACCTCAAGAGTTTCGCAAAGAACCAGGGTGCTGCAGAATCTGACAGTATGACTCATTGGGACACCACTTTCTGGAGTGAGAGGCTTCGTGAATCCAAATACGATATTAATGAG GAAGAACTACGTCCATACTTCTCACTGCCAAAGGTTATGGATGGACTTTTCAGTCTAGCTAAGACACTTTTTGGAATTGATATTGAACCAGCAGATGGTTTAGCTCCG GTCTGGAACAATGATGTTCGGTTCTACCGCGTCAAAGATTCTTCTGGGAACCCAATCGCTTACTTTTACTTTGATCCATACTCTCGCCCGTCAGAGAAAAGAGGTGGCGCTTGGATGGATGAGGTTGTTTCCCGTAGCCGAGTCATGGCTCAGAAAGGCTCTTCTGTTAGGCTGCCTGTTGCACACATGGTCTGCAACCAAACTCCACCAGTAGGTGACAAGCCAAGCCTTATGACATTCCGTGag GTAGAGACAGTATTTCATGAATTTGGACATGCTCTTCAGCACATGCTTACGAAGCAGGATGAGGGGCTAGTTGCTGGTATCCGAAATATCGAGTGGGACGCGGTTGAATTACCATCACAGTTTATGGAGAATTGGTGCTACCACAG GGACACTTTAATGAGCATTGCTAAGCATTACGAAACAGGAGAAACACTCCCAGAGGAAGTATACAAGAAACTCCTGGCCGCAAGAACATTCCGTGCAGGGTCCTTTAGTCTTCGTCAG tTGAAATTTGCCAGTGTTGATCTTGAGCTGCACACAAAATACGTACCAGGAGGACCAGAGTCCATCTATGACGTAGATCAAAGGGTATCAGTAAAAACCCAAGTTATCCCTCCACTTCCTGAGGATAGATTTCTCTGTAGCTTCAGTCACATCTTTGCCG GGGGATATGCAGCTGGATATTACAGTTACAag TGGGCAGAAGTTTTGTCTGCTGATGCATTTTCAGCATTTGAAGACGCTGGACTAGACGACATCAAG GCTGTTAAAGAAACAGGACAGAGATTCAGAAACACCATACTTGCACTTGGAGGAGGGAAAGCGCCTCTTAAG GTGTTTGTTGAGTTTAGAGGACGAGAACCTTCACCCGAGCCTCTTCTCAGACACAATGGACTCTTGGCTGCCTCTGCTTCTGCTTAA
- a CDS encoding uncharacterized protein (unknown protein; Has 1807 Blast hits to 1807 proteins in 277 species: Archae - 0; Bacteria - 0; Metazoa - 736; Fungi - 347; Plants - 385; Viruses - 0; Other Eukaryotes - 339 (source: NCBI BLink).), with amino-acid sequence MGPFFATKSNQLSSVARAEFDLREMERDKVNDFVVNGKINKLIKLLSNRGSHIVTLREHNVDEPTLTTKLRGAYKNKIEKTEHRSVIRTLFWKISKKLRIIIGIAQIETIIEILRIAHSIVVKRLVLLLWLLIRAYSVSSVWMRQDNGELKHRPVEYDCLRLSARTLSISCKNKREIVLLIE; translated from the exons ATGGGCCCCTTCTTTGCTACCAAATCCAACCAG CTCTCGTCGGTCGCTAGAGCTGAATTTGATTTGAGGGAGATGGAAAGAGACAAGGTTAATGATTTTGTGGTTAATGGCAAGATTAACAAGTTAATTAAGTTATTATCAAATAGAG GATCCCATATAGTAACTTTACGAGAGCATAACGTAGACGAACCAACACTAACCACAA AACTTAGGGGTgcatacaaaaataaaattgaaaaaacagagcatagaTCAGTGATCCGGACTCTGTTTTGGAAGATCTCTAAAAAGCTTAGGATCATCATCGGCATCGCGCAGATAGAAACCATCATCGAAATTCTGCGAATAGCTCACAGCATCGTAGTGAAAC GTCTTGTCTTGTTGTTGTGGTTACTGATTCGAGcgtactctgtttcttctgtaTGGATGAGACAAGATAACGGCGAACTCAAGCATCGACCGGTGGAGTACGATTGTCTACGGTTGTCGGCGAGAACTCTATCCATttcttgcaaaaataaaagagagattgtTTTATTGATTGAGTGA
- the GTE7 gene encoding global transcription factor group E7 (global transcription factor group E7 (GTE7); CONTAINS InterPro DOMAIN/s: Bromodomain (InterPro:IPR001487); BEST Arabidopsis thaliana protein match is: global transcription factor group E2 (TAIR:AT5G10550.1); Has 35333 Blast hits to 34131 proteins in 2444 species: Archae - 798; Bacteria - 22429; Metazoa - 974; Fungi - 991; Plants - 531; Viruses - 0; Other Eukaryotes - 9610 (source: NCBI BLink).), with the protein MAPAVFATLNEPSYQEQCGAVFMRKFTNQSVTENTNNLPLFNPNPNPNFERSNSSKQCDDSSEFGSYATFNLAGYTSSQLRELKKRFTSELKQIRILRERIESGTFETQQGYTIPEVPAVRSAPLNNFTGEKNDLGPKKKKQKKNVSGLKRSNQFGPSDPESEKLLAGMLNTCSQILVKLMKHKWAWVFNTPVDVVGLGLHDYHQVVKKPMDLGTVKLNLDKGFYVSPIDFATDVRLTFDNAMTYNPKGQDVYFMADKLLDHFDGMFNPAFKKFEAQQLKLTGSSSRPEPDFKPDFKQRQWNQNPPMVANPRKGTEQISIAKKLDSVKPPQPTLPPQLVEPSRVQSPSPPPPPPVIQPELPQPQPPPPQLEIEVEAPPDVSEVSKGRKGKLPKPKAKDPNKRLMTMEEKSKLGMNLQDLPPEKLGQLLQILRKRNGHLAQDGDEIELDIEAVDNETLWELDRFVTNYKKMASKIKRQGFIRNVSTPPRNMASVAEMGSAEKRTRRGDAGEEDVDIGEDIPIEDYPSVEIERDGTAVAAAASSGSSSSGSSSSSGGSSSSSDSGSGGSSSGSDSDADSVQSPFVEAKEAQC; encoded by the exons ATGGCTCCGGCTGTTTTCGCTACCTTAAACGAACCGTCGTACCAGGAACAATGCGGCGCCGTTTTTATGAGGAAATTTACAAACCAATCCGTCACCGAAAACACCAATAACCTTCCGCTCTtcaaccctaaccctaaccctaatttcgAAAGGAGCAATTCGAGCAAGCAGTGCGATGACTCGTCGGAATTTGGAAGCTATGCTACTTTTAATCTCGCTGGGTACACCTCAAGTCAGCTCAGGGAGCTTAAGAAGCGCTTTACCTCAGAGCTCAAGCAGATTCGGATCCTGAGAGAACGGATCGAGTCAGGGACGTTCGAGACTCAGCAAGGTTATACTATCCCAGAGGTACCCGCCGTTCGATCAGCTCCGTTGAATAACTTCACCGGTGAAAAGAATGACCTTGgaccgaagaagaagaaacagaagaaaaatgtgtCAGGTCTCAAGCGAAGCAATCAATTTGGTCCGTCGGATCCGGAGTCGGAGAAATTATTGGCCGGTATGTTGAATACCTGTAGTCAGATCTTGGTGAAGCTAATGAAGCATAAATGGGCGTGGGTGTTCAACACTCCTGTTGATGTGGTTGGTTTAGGGCTTCATGATTATCATCAGGTTGTGAAGAAACCTATGGATCTGGGTACAGTGAAATTGAATCTTGATAAAGGATTCTACGTTTCGCCGATTGATTTTGCTACTGATGTCAGATTGACATTCGACAATGCAATGACGTATAATCCAAAGGGACAAGATGTGTATTTTATGGCTGATAAGCTTTTGGATCATTTCGATGGAATGTTCAATCCTGCTTTTAAGAAGTTTGAGGCTCAGCAGCTTAAACTCACTGGTTCTTCATCTCGTCCTGAACCTGACTTCAAACCTGACTTCAAGCAAAGACAGTGGAATCAGAATCCGCCAATGGTGGCGAATCCTAGGAAAGGAACCGAACAAATATCTATTGCGAAGAAGCTTGATTCAGTGAAGCCGCCACAACCTACATTGCCTCCTCAATTAGTCGAGCCGTCACGCGTTcaatctccttctcctcctccccCTCCTCCGGTGATACAGCCTGAACTTCCGCAGCCTCAACCACCACCTCCACAGCTTGAAATTGAAGTAGAAGCACCTCCTGATGTGAGTGAAGTGTCAAAAGGAAGGAAGGGGAAGTTGCCGAAGCCTAAGGCTAAGGATCCAAATAAGAGGTTGATGACGATGGAAGAGAAGTCAAAGCTTGGTATGAATCTACAAGACTTGCCTCCTGAGAAGCTTGGTCAGTTGCTTCAGATTCTCAGGAAGAGAAACGGACATTTAGCTCAAGATGGGGACGAAATTGAGCTGGATATAGAAGCTGTCGACAATGAGACTCTATGGGAGCTTGATCGTTTTGTGACGAACTACAAGAAGATGGCTAGCAAAATCAAGCGCCAAGGGTTTATCAGGAACGTGTCAACTCCACCTAGGAACATG GCTTCGGTAGCAGAAATGGGTAGTGCGGAGAAGAGAACAAGGAGAGGAGATGCAGGGGAAGAGGATGTTGACATTGGAGAGGACATACCAATCGAAGATTATCCATCTGTAGAGATCGAAAGAGATGGTACTGCAGTTGCAGCTGCTGCTAGTAGTGGTTCTAGTTCTTCAGGCAGTTCCAGTTCTAGTGGTGGTAGTTCCTCGTCTAGTG ATTCAGGGTCAGGTGGGAGTTCATCAGGTAGTGATTCTGATGCAGATAGTGTTCAATCGCCATTTGTGGAAGCAAAAGAAGCCCAATGTTAA
- a CDS encoding Zincin-like metalloproteases family protein produces the protein MKRIRIMATLVIANMLMATPTSRASLNLLRRSPKPKYFSSSSCHFRPSTFRKSYPCPIWSSSFSFCLPPPRSTTSTSLSSSSFRPFSSPPSMSSAAAAAVESVVSDETLSSNPLLQDFDFPPFDSVDASHVRPGIRALLQHLEAELEELEKSVEPTWPKLVEPLEKIVDRLTVVWGMINHLKAVKDTPELRAAIEDVQPEKVKFQLRLGQSKPIYNAFKAIRESPDWSSLSEARQRLVEAQIKEAVLIGIALDDEKREEFNKIEQELEKLSHKFSENVLDATKKFEKLITDKKEIEGLPPSALGLFAQAAVSKGHENATAENGPWIITLDAPSYLPVMQHAKNRALREEVYRAYLSRASSGDLDNTAIIDQILKLRLEKAKLLGYNNYAEVSMAMKMATVEKAAELLEKLRSASWDAAVQDMEDLKSFAKNQGAAESDSMTHWDTTFWSERLRESKYDINEEELRPYFSLPKVMDGLFSLAKTLFGIDIEPADGLAPVWNNDVRFYRVKDSSGNPIAYFYFDPYSRPSEKRGGAWMDEVVSRSRVMAQKGSSVRLPVAHMVCNQTPPVGDKPSLMTFREVETVFHEFGHALQHMLTKQDEGLVAGIRNIEWDAVELPSQFMENWCYHRDTLMSIAKHYETGETLPEEVYKKLLAARTFRAGSFSLRQLKFASVDLELHTKYVPGGPESIYDVDQRVSVKTQVIPPLPEDRFLCSFSHIFAGGYAAGYYSYKWAEVLSADAFSAFEDAGLDDIKAVKETGQRFRNTILALGGGKAPLKVFVEFRGREPSPEPLLRHNGLLAASASA, from the exons atgaagagaatAAGAATAATGGCAACGCTTGTAATAGCAAACATGTTAATGGCGACTCCAACGTCTCGAGCCTCTCTCAATCTTCTTCGTCGATCGCCAAAACCCAAAtatttctcatcttcttcttgtcattTTCGTCCCTCAACTTTTCGTAAATCATATCCTTGCCCCATctggtcttcttctttctctttttgtctcCCTCCTCCTAGATCCACCACTTCCAcctctctctcctcctcctctttccGCCCCTTCTCCTCTCCTCCGTCCATGTCTTCCGCCGCCGCTGCCGCCGTGGAATCCGTCGTCTCCGACGAGACTCTTTCCTCGAATCCTCTCTTGCAGGACTTCGATTTCCCTCCGTTTGATTCCGTTGATGCCAGTCATGTTCGTCCTGGGATTCGTGCTCTATTGCAGCATCTC GAAGCTGAATTGGAGGAGCTAGAGAAATCTGTGGAGCCAACATGGCCAAAACTGGTGGAACCATTAGAGAAAATCGTTGATCGGTTAACTGTTGTTTGGGGAATGATCAATCACCTTAAGGCTGTCAAGGACACACCTGAGCTACGTGCTGCCATCGAAGACGTTCAG CCAGAGAAAGTGAAGTTCCAGCTCAGGTTGGGGCAAAGCAAGCCTATTTACAATGCCTTTAAAGCTATTCGTGAATCTCCTGATTGGTCATCGCTCAGTGAAGCTCGTCAACGCTTAGTAGAAG CTCAAATAAAGGAGGCGGTTCTCATTGGTATTGCTCTTGAtgatgaaaagagagaagagtttAATAAAATTGAACAG GAACTCGAAAAACTTTCCCATAAGTTTTCTGAGAATGTTTTGGATGCaacaaagaaatttgaaaagttgATAACAGACAAGAAAGAGATCGAGGGATTGCCTCCATCTGCTCTTGGGCTATTCGCACAAGCAGCTGTCTCCAAG GGCCATGAAAATGCAACTGCTGAGAATGGACCATGGATCATTACACTGGATGCTCCTAGTTATCTTCCTGTCATGCAACATGCTAAAAACCGTGCTCTGCGTGAGGAAGTCTACCGTGCTTACCTATCTCGTGCCTCTTCTGGCGATTTGGATAATACGGCAATTATTGACCAGATTTTGAAGCTTCGCTTGGAAAAAGCTAAGCTTCTTGGTTACAACAATTACGCTGAG GTAAGCATGGCTATGAAAATGGCTACTGTTGAGAAAGCAGCAGAGCTTTTAGAGAAGCTTCGTAGTGCATCCTGGGATGCGGCTGTTCAAG ACATGGAAGACCTCAAGAGTTTCGCAAAGAACCAGGGTGCTGCAGAATCTGACAGTATGACTCATTGGGACACCACTTTCTGGAGTGAGAGGCTTCGTGAATCCAAATACGATATTAATGAG GAAGAACTACGTCCATACTTCTCACTGCCAAAGGTTATGGATGGACTTTTCAGTCTAGCTAAGACACTTTTTGGAATTGATATTGAACCAGCAGATGGTTTAGCTCCG GTCTGGAACAATGATGTTCGGTTCTACCGCGTCAAAGATTCTTCTGGGAACCCAATCGCTTACTTTTACTTTGATCCATACTCTCGCCCGTCAGAGAAAAGAGGTGGCGCTTGGATGGATGAGGTTGTTTCCCGTAGCCGAGTCATGGCTCAGAAAGGCTCTTCTGTTAGGCTGCCTGTTGCACACATGGTCTGCAACCAAACTCCACCAGTAGGTGACAAGCCAAGCCTTATGACATTCCGTGag GTAGAGACAGTATTTCATGAATTTGGACATGCTCTTCAGCACATGCTTACGAAGCAGGATGAGGGGCTAGTTGCTGGTATCCGAAATATCGAGTGGGACGCGGTTGAATTACCATCACAGTTTATGGAGAATTGGTGCTACCACAG GGACACTTTAATGAGCATTGCTAAGCATTACGAAACAGGAGAAACACTCCCAGAGGAAGTATACAAGAAACTCCTGGCCGCAAGAACATTCCGTGCAGGGTCCTTTAGTCTTCGTCAG tTGAAATTTGCCAGTGTTGATCTTGAGCTGCACACAAAATACGTACCAGGAGGACCAGAGTCCATCTATGACGTAGATCAAAGGGTATCAGTAAAAACCCAAGTTATCCCTCCACTTCCTGAGGATAGATTTCTCTGTAGCTTCAGTCACATCTTTGCCG GGGGATATGCAGCTGGATATTACAGTTACAag TGGGCAGAAGTTTTGTCTGCTGATGCATTTTCAGCATTTGAAGACGCTGGACTAGACGACATCAAG GCTGTTAAAGAAACAGGACAGAGATTCAGAAACACCATACTTGCACTTGGAGGAGGGAAAGCGCCTCTTAAG GTGTTTGTTGAGTTTAGAGGACGAGAACCTTCACCCGAGCCTCTTCTCAGACACAATGGACTCTTGGCTGCCTCTGCTTCTGCTTAA
- a CDS encoding uncharacterized protein (unknown protein; FUNCTIONS IN: molecular_function unknown; INVOLVED IN: biological_process unknown; LOCATED IN: chloroplast; BEST Arabidopsis thaliana protein match is: unknown protein (TAIR:AT5G67245.1); Has 30201 Blast hits to 17322 proteins in 780 species: Archae - 12; Bacteria - 1396; Metazoa - 17338; Fungi - 3422; Plants - 5037; Viruses - 0; Other Eukaryotes - 2996 (source: NCBI BLink).) has product MIAFFLHHRRQWKRESFDLSSQSSLSLSPSPPSSMETRSRSPPCRTLKNLRSLFSSLIKS; this is encoded by the coding sequence atgaTTGCTTTCTTCCTCCACCATCGTCGTCAATGGAAACGAGAATCCTTTGATCTCTCCTCTCAatcgtctctctctctgtcgCCATCTCCGCCGTCGTCAATGGAAACGAGAAGTCGAAGCCCACCGTGTCGTACTCTGAAAAATCTGAGAAGTCTCTTTTCGTCTTTGATCAAAAGTTGA